The proteins below come from a single Aegilops tauschii subsp. strangulata cultivar AL8/78 chromosome 6, Aet v6.0, whole genome shotgun sequence genomic window:
- the LOC109780031 gene encoding uncharacterized protein translates to MIAASARRVAAAAASSSPSGRVSQLASTLNHQRWIHDRNKKAMELVAKGWSALQEVDRVIDFADRNDKRLIPLLRGAKENFELALEIDNMNTHARCWLAKMHFKYHVPGACKAIGAALLVEAANMGDPEAQYELGCRLRVENDHVQSDQQAFHYIEKAVDQLHPGALYLLGAVYITGDCVKRDIASAMWCFHRASEKGHAGAAIAYGSLLLKGAEVPEVITRFNSGKSPSTGKVRKRTIQQDSVKLAKEQFQIAAESGSDLGLRWLKRLGDYEKQPEELKQIQQ, encoded by the exons ATGATTGCCGCATCGGCGCGGCGggtcgctgccgccgccgcttccTCTTCCCCGTCCGGCCGTGTCTCCCAGCTGGCCTCGACGCTGAATCACCAG AGATGGATTCACGACCGGAACAAGAAGGCAATGGAGTTGGTGGCCAAGGGTTGGAGCGCCCTACAGGAGGTCGATCGCGTCATCGACTTCGCCGACCGCAACGACAAGCGACTAATCCCACTTCTCAGG GGCGCAAAGGAGAACTTTGAGCTGGCTCTAGAGATCGACAATATGAATACTCATGCGAGATGTTGGCTGGCCAAGATGCATTTCAAGTACCATGTTCCCGGGGCGTGCAAGGCAAT TGGTGCTGCTTTGCTTGTTGAAGCTGCGAACATGGGTGATCCAGAGGCACAGTATGAACTTGGATGTCGGCTAAGAGTTGAG AATGATCATGTTCAGTCTGATCAACAGGCCTTCCATTATATAGAGAAAGCTGTTGACCAG TTGCATCCTGGTGCTTTGTATCTTCTTGGTGCTGTATATATAACTGGGGATTGCGTCAAGAGGGACATAGCTTCAGCTATGTGGTGTTTCCATAGAGCTTCAGAAAAG GGACATGCTGGAGCTGCAATTGCATATGGTTCCCTTCTTCTGAAAG GTGCTGAAGTGCCTGAAGTCATTACCAGGTTCAACTCAGGCAAGAGTCCGTCAACTGGGAAGGTGCGAAAAAGGACCATACAGCAGGACTCAGTAAAGCTGGCAAAGGAGCAGTTCCAGATAGCAGCTGAGTCTGGATCTGACCTTGGTTTACGGTGGTTGAAGAGGCTTGGAGATTACGAAAAACAGCCCGAAGAGCTAAAGCAAATCCAGCAATGA
- the LOC109780030 gene encoding uncharacterized protein At2g34160: protein MEEVTEAVNNLTIAEGAAATAGAEGHKKNRIQVSNTKKPLFFYVNLAKRYMQLHEEVELSALGMAIATVVTVAEILKNNGLAVEKKIMTSTVDVKDDTRNRPIQKAKIEILIGKTEKFDELMAAAAEEREAAGAEEEQS, encoded by the exons ATGGAGGAGGTGACGGAGGCGGTGAACAACCTTACCATAGCGGAAGGAGCAGCGGCGACGGCGGGAGCGGAGGGGCACAAGAAGAACCGCATCCAGGTCTCCAACACCAAGAAGCCCCTCTTCTTCTACGTCAACCTCGCCAAG AGGTACATGCAGCTGCACGAAGAGGTGGAGCTCTCGGCCCTCGGCATGG CTATTGCGACTGTGGTGACTGTTGCGGAAATTCTAAAAAATAACGGCCTTGCTGTTGAGAAGA AAATAATGACATCTACTGTCGATGTCAAAGATGATACAAGGAACCGCCCTATCCagaaggccaag ATCGAAATATTGATTGGCAAGACGGAGAAATTCGATGAACTGATGGCTGCCGCTGCAGAGGAGAGGGAGGCAGCGGGCGCTGAGGAAGAGCAAAGCTGA
- the LOC109780029 gene encoding adenine nucleotide transporter BT1, chloroplastic/amyloplastic/mitochondrial-like, translated as MAAAMAATTMVTKNNRASLAMDKKNWLLRPVPEIAFPWSSKPETRSLDFPRMALFASVGLSLSHGAQPVAREHDGKARPADDVAHQLAAAGEAGVQKAQKAKKAKKQQLGLRKVRVKIGNPHLRRLVSGAIAGAVSRTFVAPLETIRTHLMVGSSGADSMAGVFRWIMGTEGWPGLFRGNAVNVLRVAPSKAIEHFTYDTAKKYLTPEAGQPAKVPIPTPLVAGALAGVASTLCTYPMELVKTRLTIEKDVYDNLLHAFVKIVRDEGPGELYRGLAPSLIGVVPYAAANFYAYETLRGVYRRASGKEEVGNVPTLLIGSAAGAIASTATFPLEVARKQMQVGAVGGRQVYKNVLHAMYCILKNEGTAGLYRGLGPSCIKLMPAAGISFMCYEACKKILVDDKEDEPQEETETGQAGGQAAPKSSNGARP; from the exons ATGGCGGCGGCAATGGCGGCAACGACAATGGTGACCAAGAACAACCGCGCCTCGCTCGCCATGGACAAGAAGAACTGGTTACTGAGGCCGGTCCCTGAGATCGCCTTCCCTTGGAGCTCGAAGCCCGAGACCAGGAGCTTGGACTTCCCACGCATGGCTCTGTTCGCCAGCGTGGGACTCAGCCTGTCCCACGGCGCCCAGCCGGTGGCGCGCGAGCATGACGGGAAGGCTCGGCCCGCCGACGACGTCGCGCACCAGCTCGCAGCCGCGGGCGAGGCGGGCGTCCAGAAGGCCCAGAAGGCGAAAAAGGCCAAGAAGCAGCAGCTGGGTCTGAGGAAGGTGAGGGTCAAGATCGGCAACCCGCACCTGCGGCGGCTGGTCAGCGGCGCCATCGCCGGCGCCGTGTCGAGGACTTTCGTGGCGCCCCTGGAGACGATCAGGACGCACCTGATGGTGGGAAGCTCCGGCGCCGACTCCATGGCCGGGGTTTTCCGGTGGATCATGGGGACGGAGGGGTGGCCCGGCCTCTTCCGCGGCAACGCCGTCAACGTCCTCCGCGTCGCGCCAAGCAAGGCCATCGAG CACTTCACTTACGACACGGCGAAGAAGTACCTAACCCCGGAGGCCGGCCAGCCAGCCAAGGTCCCCATCCccacgccgctcgtcgccggagCGCTCGCCGGAGTGGCCTCAACCCTGTGCACCTATCCCATGGAGCTCGTCAAGACCCGTCTCACCATCGAG AAGGACGTGTACGACAACCTCCTCCACGCGTTCGTCAAGATCGTGCGCGACGAAGGCCCCGGGGAGCTGTACCGCGGGCTGGCGCCGAGCCTGATCGGCGTGGTGCCGTACGCGGCGGCCAACTTCTACGCCTACGAGACGCTGCGCGGCGTGTACCGCCGCGCGtcggggaaggaggaggtgggcAACGTGCCGACGCTGCTGATCGGGTCCGCGGCGGGCGCCATAGCCAGCACCGCCACGTTCCCGCTGGAGGTGGCGCGGAAGCAGATGCAGGTGGGCGCCGTGGGCGGGAGGCAGGTCTACAAGAACGTCCTGCACGCCATGTACTGCATCCTCAAGAACGAGGGCACCGCCGGACTCTACCGCGGGCTCGGCCCCAGCTGCATCAAGCTCATGCCCGCCGCCGGCATCTCCTTCATGTGCTACGAGGCCTGCAAGAAGATACTCGTCGACGACAAAGAAGACGAGCCCCAGGAGGAGACGGAGACCGGACAGGCAGGAGGACAGGCGGCGCCCAAGAGCTCCAACGGTGCTCGCCCATGA